The proteins below come from a single Acinonyx jubatus isolate Ajub_Pintada_27869175 chromosome A1, VMU_Ajub_asm_v1.0, whole genome shotgun sequence genomic window:
- the MACIR gene encoding macrophage immunometabolism regulator, producing MEVDVNGESRSTLATLPLPVAEASSPGKAEAEKPRCSSTPCSPMRRTVSGYQILHMDSNYLVGFTTGEELLKLAQKCTGGEESKGEAVPSMRSKQLDAGLARSSRLYKTRSRYYQPYEIPAVNGRRRRRMPSSGDKCTKSLPYEPYKALHGPLPLCLLKGKRAHSKSLDYLNLDKMNIKEPADTEVLQYQLQHLTLRGDRVFARNNT from the coding sequence ATGGAAGTAGATGTTAATGGAGAGTCCAGAAGTACCCTGGCCACCCTGCCCTTGCCTGTGGCAGAGGCGAGCTCCCCAggaaaggcagaagcagagaagCCGCGCTGTTCCAGCACGCCGTGCTCGCCAATGCGCCGGACTGTGTCGGGCTACCAGATCCTGCACATGGACTCTAACTATCTGGTGGGCTTCACAACTGGTGAGGAACTCCTGAAGTTAGCCCAGAAGTGCACAGGAGGTGAAGAGAGTAAGGGAGAAGCTGTGCCTTCCATGCGCTCCAAGCAACTGGATGCAGGACTTGCCCGTTCCTCTCGTTTGTATAAAACCAGAAGTAGGTACTACCAGCCATACGAGATTCCGGCGGTCAATGGCAGGAGGCGAAGGCGGATGCCCAGCTCGGGAGACAAGTGCACTAAATCTTTACCTTATGAACCTTACAAGGCCCTCCATGGGCCCCTGCCTCTTTGTCTTCTTAAAGGTAAGAGGGCTCACTCCAAATCTCTGGACTACCTCAATCTAGATAAAATGAACATCAAGGAGCCAGCCGACACCGAAGTGCTCCAGTACCAGCTTCAACACCTAACCCTCAGAGGGGACCGTGTGTTTGCTAGGAATAACACATGA